One genomic segment of Bradyrhizobium diazoefficiens includes these proteins:
- a CDS encoding SIS domain-containing protein, with the protein MAQEIGESADVVSRLVRNRPGIAEIAGRLDIGGTPLAVLCGRGSSGHAGVFLRYLIETKLHLPVSASAPSVITAFRKPPRLRDALFVVISQSGRSPDLVAATRSARESGARTVAIVNEVPSPVADAAEFVIPIGAGPERSVAATKTMIGSMAAGAELVAGLAGDVALRSALDRLPERLHRALSLDWSNMFDDLAAASAVFVTSRGFGLGSAREIALKVAEVLRLPALGFSAAELQHGPRAALSATTPVIMMRLDDETAASVDALAVELRASGIPLHLCGGRDSTLRWLEDDLPASDAITMLVPLYRAIEQLARSWGFDPDRPPQLRKVTETF; encoded by the coding sequence ATGGCGCAGGAGATCGGCGAAAGCGCCGACGTGGTTTCGCGCCTGGTCCGCAACCGTCCCGGCATTGCCGAAATTGCAGGACGCCTCGACATCGGGGGGACCCCGCTCGCGGTGCTCTGCGGTCGCGGCAGCTCCGGCCACGCCGGGGTGTTCCTGCGTTATCTGATCGAGACGAAGCTCCACCTTCCGGTCTCCGCGAGTGCACCTTCCGTGATCACGGCGTTTCGCAAGCCGCCGAGGCTGCGCGACGCGCTGTTCGTGGTGATATCGCAATCGGGGCGCAGCCCCGACCTGGTTGCCGCCACGCGGTCTGCGCGCGAGTCGGGTGCGCGCACCGTCGCCATCGTCAACGAGGTGCCGTCTCCCGTAGCCGACGCCGCCGAATTCGTCATTCCGATCGGCGCCGGGCCCGAACGGTCCGTCGCGGCGACCAAGACCATGATCGGCTCGATGGCGGCAGGCGCCGAACTCGTCGCCGGACTGGCTGGCGATGTGGCCTTGCGCTCGGCCCTCGACCGTCTGCCGGAGCGGCTTCACCGTGCGCTCTCGCTCGATTGGAGCAACATGTTCGATGACCTTGCCGCGGCGTCTGCCGTGTTCGTGACCTCGCGCGGGTTTGGCCTCGGTTCGGCCCGCGAGATCGCGCTCAAGGTTGCTGAAGTGCTGCGCCTGCCGGCGCTCGGATTCAGCGCGGCCGAACTGCAGCACGGACCGCGCGCCGCGCTCTCGGCTACCACGCCGGTCATCATGATGCGTCTCGATGATGAGACAGCCGCCAGCGTAGATGCGCTCGCGGTCGAGTTGCGCGCAAGCGGAATTCCCCTCCATTTATGCGGAGGCCGGGACAGCACACTGCGTTGGCTGGAGGATGACCTGCCCGCTAGCGATGCGATCACGATGCTGGTCCCGCTCTATCGGGCGATCGAACAGCTGGCGCGCAGCTGGGGTTTCGACCCGGATCGCCCGCCGCAACTGCGCAAGGTGACCGAGACGTTCTGA
- a CDS encoding N-acetylmuramic acid 6-phosphate etherase, which produces MATEEVDPRFADLDAWSLQSAMEAMWEGQLAAVAAVGRALPAITAAANAATEVLGDRGRLIYVGAGTSGRVAVQDGAELTPTFAWPRDRVHFIIAGGQSAFVASIEGAEDDAADAVAQIDAAQLSEHDVVIGVAASGTTPFTVAALQRADKCGAVTIGIASNDGTPLLTSAKYPVLVETGRELIAGSTRMKAGTAQKIVLNLISTGIMLRLGRVYRGMMVNMQATNVKLKRRAEVMVARIAGCSEAEAASALARTNGDIKLAALVVLGYDAPEAADILLRHKGNLRRVFDDLK; this is translated from the coding sequence ATGGCAACTGAAGAAGTCGATCCGCGTTTTGCCGATCTCGACGCCTGGTCCCTGCAATCGGCGATGGAAGCGATGTGGGAGGGGCAACTCGCCGCGGTTGCGGCGGTCGGGCGAGCCCTCCCAGCAATCACGGCCGCGGCAAATGCCGCGACCGAAGTGCTCGGCGATCGCGGCCGTCTGATCTATGTGGGTGCGGGCACGTCGGGCCGAGTTGCCGTGCAGGACGGCGCCGAATTGACGCCGACATTCGCATGGCCGCGGGATCGCGTTCACTTCATCATCGCCGGCGGCCAGAGCGCGTTCGTCGCCAGCATCGAAGGGGCCGAGGACGATGCGGCCGATGCCGTCGCGCAGATCGACGCGGCCCAGCTTTCGGAGCACGATGTGGTGATAGGAGTCGCGGCCAGCGGCACCACGCCGTTCACCGTGGCGGCATTGCAGCGCGCGGACAAATGCGGCGCTGTGACCATCGGCATCGCCAGCAACGATGGCACGCCGTTGCTGACCTCGGCGAAATATCCGGTGCTAGTCGAGACCGGACGTGAATTGATCGCCGGCTCGACCCGGATGAAAGCCGGCACCGCGCAAAAGATCGTGCTGAACCTGATTTCGACCGGCATCATGCTGCGGCTCGGCCGCGTCTACCGGGGCATGATGGTCAACATGCAGGCGACCAACGTGAAGCTGAAGCGGCGCGCGGAGGTGATGGTGGCGCGCATCGCCGGCTGCAGCGAAGCCGAAGCCGCATCCGCGCTGGCGCGGACCAACGGGGACATCAAGCTCGCTGCGCTCGTCGTGCTGGGCTACGACGCGCCGGAAGCTGCCGACATTCTGCTGCGCCACAAGGGCAATCTGCGTCGCGTCTTCGACGATCTCAAGTGA
- a CDS encoding BadF/BadG/BcrA/BcrD ATPase family protein, with protein MTGQGPLYLGVDGGGTRCRARIEDADGTALGEGTSGPATTRLGVDQAWRSIMHACTSAAEQAGLQQADFAAIRAGVGLAGFGRRGVHAALQRIVHPFASADFISDGLAACLGAHGGADGAIVIAGTGSIGVGIVGGRELRVGGYGFPVSDQGSGAEIGLQAIRLALLAADGRSATSPLLEEVLGTFDRDPYHAVAWSEQATATDYAAFAPIVFRHAGRGDPIGRRILESAADAIGELLDIFLRQGVDRLSLVGGLSAELSAWLTPDLRSRLSPPQADAVAGALLVARGHVHADGAVVAAAAPLGARAPQP; from the coding sequence ATGACCGGACAGGGCCCTCTTTATCTCGGAGTGGATGGCGGCGGCACCCGGTGTCGGGCGCGCATCGAGGACGCCGACGGCACCGCGCTCGGCGAGGGAACTTCCGGGCCGGCGACGACGCGCCTTGGCGTCGATCAGGCCTGGCGTTCGATCATGCATGCTTGCACCTCCGCAGCCGAGCAGGCTGGATTGCAGCAGGCGGATTTCGCCGCGATCCGGGCCGGGGTCGGCCTTGCCGGCTTCGGCCGCCGCGGCGTCCACGCGGCGCTGCAACGCATCGTGCATCCCTTCGCCTCCGCCGATTTCATCAGCGACGGGCTCGCCGCCTGCCTTGGCGCGCATGGTGGCGCGGATGGGGCCATCGTCATCGCCGGCACAGGCTCGATCGGCGTCGGGATCGTCGGCGGCCGCGAGCTGCGTGTCGGCGGCTATGGCTTTCCGGTCTCCGATCAAGGCAGTGGCGCGGAGATCGGGCTGCAGGCGATCCGCCTTGCGCTGCTTGCCGCCGACGGACGCAGCGCGACGTCGCCGCTGCTCGAGGAGGTGCTCGGCACGTTCGACCGCGATCCCTATCACGCGGTGGCATGGTCCGAGCAGGCGACGGCCACCGACTACGCCGCCTTCGCGCCGATCGTTTTCCGGCACGCGGGGCGGGGCGATCCGATCGGCCGGCGCATCCTCGAAAGCGCAGCCGACGCGATCGGGGAGCTCCTGGACATATTCCTGCGGCAGGGTGTGGATCGCCTCTCGCTGGTCGGCGGATTGTCGGCCGAGCTGTCGGCATGGCTCACGCCGGATCTGCGCAGCCGCCTCAGTCCGCCCCAAGCTGATGCGGTCGCGGGCGCATTGTTGGTGGCGCGAGGTCATGTCCATGCGGACGGGGCGGTCGTAGCAGCGGCGGCTCCTCTCGGCGCTCGGGCTCCGCAGCCGTAA
- the nagA gene encoding N-acetylglucosamine-6-phosphate deacetylase, with product MDRAPSRFTIAAPQIFDGVRMRGPAQVVISGGRIESVNLRHAPHPGAIALPADAILAPGFIDVQVNGGGGVLLNDAPTANGVTRIVAAHRKFGTTGCLPTLITDRPDVIERLAITAPDCLRIPGVLGFHLEGPAISRTRKGIHLESEIRTPDVRDLAAMQTIGKDSRSIVTVAPECVPASLLDQLQTIGFRISAGHTEATAAQIAAAADRGATGITHLFNAMSQLGAREPGTVGAALSDDRLFAGIICDGIHVDPISLRVAIRCKGPDRLMLVTDAMPLAGTGQQSFLLQGRRITREGDRLSGPDGTLAGAHLTMMQAVQNAITLLGVTLAEALIMASRTPAAFLGLDGELGAIAPGYRADLVAFTSDFQVIGTWIAGQSG from the coding sequence ATGGATCGAGCCCCATCGCGATTTACCATTGCCGCGCCGCAGATATTCGATGGCGTTCGCATGCGGGGGCCGGCGCAGGTCGTCATCTCCGGCGGCCGCATCGAAAGCGTCAACCTCAGACATGCGCCACATCCTGGCGCCATTGCCCTTCCCGCCGACGCGATCCTTGCGCCCGGTTTCATCGATGTCCAGGTCAATGGCGGCGGCGGCGTTCTTCTCAACGATGCGCCGACCGCGAACGGCGTGACCCGGATCGTCGCGGCTCACCGCAAATTCGGGACCACGGGGTGCTTGCCGACATTGATCACGGATCGTCCCGACGTGATCGAGCGCCTCGCAATTACGGCCCCGGACTGCCTGCGAATACCCGGCGTGCTCGGCTTTCACTTGGAGGGGCCGGCCATCAGCAGGACGCGCAAGGGCATCCATCTCGAGAGCGAAATCCGCACGCCTGATGTGCGCGATCTCGCGGCGATGCAGACGATCGGCAAAGACAGCCGGTCGATCGTGACCGTCGCGCCCGAATGCGTCCCCGCCTCGCTGCTCGATCAGCTCCAGACCATCGGCTTTCGCATCTCGGCCGGACACACCGAGGCAACCGCAGCCCAGATCGCTGCAGCAGCCGACCGCGGCGCGACCGGCATCACCCACCTGTTCAACGCCATGTCGCAGCTCGGCGCCCGCGAACCTGGAACGGTTGGCGCTGCGCTCAGCGATGACCGCCTGTTTGCCGGAATCATTTGCGACGGTATTCACGTCGACCCGATCAGCCTGCGCGTCGCTATCCGCTGCAAGGGTCCGGATCGCCTGATGCTGGTCACCGACGCGATGCCGCTGGCCGGCACGGGGCAGCAAAGCTTTCTGCTGCAGGGCCGCCGCATCACACGCGAGGGCGATCGCCTGTCCGGTCCCGACGGCACGCTCGCCGGCGCCCATCTGACCATGATGCAGGCCGTGCAGAATGCGATAACGTTGCTCGGCGTCACGCTCGCCGAAGCCCTGATCATGGCGTCCCGCACACCGGCGGCATTCCTGGGTCTGGACGGTGAATTGGGAGCGATCGCCCCCGGTTATCGCGCCGATCTCGTCGCCTTCACCAGCGATTTTCAGGTGATCGGCACCTGGATTGCCGGCCAAAGTGGTTGA
- a CDS encoding L-threonylcarbamoyladenylate synthase, translating into MKTGLETLILPAGEAGAQAAARTLAAGGLVAFPTETVYGLGADAANATAVAHLYAAKGRPAFNPLIAHVADLAAAERIGRFDARAKKLAEAFWPGPLTLVVPKTDKCPVAELATAGLDSVAIRIPAHPVAEAILRAFGGAVVAPSANISGHVSPTLAAHVASDLAGRIDLIVDGGPVTVGVESTIVGCFDAPMLLRPGGLSRERIEAVLGAPLARPPVEAESDDSQPLAPGMLASHYAPRATVRLRAQDVAPDEALLAFGPDRLPGIDAAAAVMNLSPTADLDEAAANLFGYLRSLDAKSPRAIAVMPVPEQGLGEAINDRLRRAAVAR; encoded by the coding sequence GTGAAAACGGGTCTTGAAACGCTGATTTTGCCGGCCGGCGAGGCCGGCGCGCAAGCCGCCGCCCGGACCTTGGCCGCCGGCGGGCTGGTCGCGTTTCCCACCGAGACGGTCTACGGGCTCGGCGCGGATGCCGCCAATGCCACTGCTGTCGCCCATCTCTACGCCGCCAAGGGCCGGCCGGCATTCAATCCGCTGATCGCGCACGTCGCGGACCTTGCCGCCGCAGAACGGATCGGCCGGTTCGATGCGCGCGCCAAAAAGCTTGCCGAGGCGTTCTGGCCGGGGCCGCTGACGCTGGTGGTGCCGAAGACGGACAAGTGCCCGGTGGCGGAGCTTGCCACCGCGGGGCTCGACAGCGTCGCGATCCGCATTCCCGCCCACCCGGTGGCGGAGGCGATTTTGCGCGCCTTTGGCGGCGCCGTGGTGGCGCCGTCCGCCAACATCTCCGGACACGTCTCGCCGACGCTGGCGGCGCATGTTGCGAGCGACCTTGCCGGGCGGATCGACCTGATCGTCGATGGCGGGCCGGTTACGGTCGGCGTCGAATCCACCATCGTCGGCTGCTTCGATGCGCCGATGCTACTGCGGCCCGGCGGGCTGTCGCGCGAGCGGATCGAGGCGGTGCTGGGCGCCCCGCTGGCGCGGCCGCCTGTGGAGGCCGAGAGCGACGACAGCCAGCCGCTGGCGCCGGGCATGCTGGCCTCGCATTACGCGCCGCGCGCGACCGTGCGGCTGCGCGCGCAGGACGTTGCGCCTGATGAAGCGCTGCTGGCCTTCGGGCCTGATCGCCTACCCGGCATTGACGCCGCAGCCGCTGTCATGAATTTGTCCCCCACGGCCGATCTCGATGAAGCCGCCGCCAATCTGTTCGGCTATCTTCGCAGCCTCGATGCGAAGAGCCCGCGGGCGATCGCAGTGATGCCGGTGCCCGAACAGGGTTTGGGCGAAGCCATCAATGACCGCCTTCGCCGCGCCGCGGTTGCGCGCTAG
- a CDS encoding FAD-binding oxidoreductase, whose translation MNIDKTAAPPLAPELIAQFRRIVGERHAITDAADIEPYVTEERNLFHGRTPLVLRPGSTAEVSDICKLASAHRIALVPQGGNTGLVGGQTPHNGEVVVSLRRLDKIREVDPASNTMTCEAGVVLQVAQQKASDVDRLFPLSLGAEGSCTIGGNLSTNAGGTAALAYGVAREMALGLEVVLADGRVLNVLSKLKKDNTGYNLHNLFIGAEGTLGIITAATLKLFPKPRAVETAFVGLKSPAAALKLLTIAQSEAANALTSFELLSEMAVDFSVRHGIDVRDPLAEKHPWYVLMELSAAGEDARTPLETILARAMEDEIVDDAVIAANLTQRNHFWKLREEMSAAQKPEGGSIKHDISVPVAAVPAFIEEANAAVVKLIPGARPVPFGHLGDGNLHYNVSQPIGADTADYLARWHEMNAVVFEIVLRMGGSISAEHGIGVLKRDELPEVKDKTAIELMRQIKAMLDPLGIMNPGKVL comes from the coding sequence ATGAATATCGACAAGACCGCCGCCCCTCCGCTTGCGCCCGAGCTGATCGCCCAATTCCGCAGGATCGTCGGCGAGCGCCATGCAATCACCGATGCGGCCGATATCGAGCCTTACGTCACCGAGGAGCGCAATTTGTTCCACGGCCGCACGCCGCTGGTGCTGCGTCCGGGCTCGACCGCCGAGGTCTCCGACATCTGCAAGCTCGCCTCCGCGCACAGGATCGCGCTGGTACCGCAGGGCGGCAACACCGGGCTCGTCGGCGGACAGACCCCGCACAACGGCGAGGTGGTGGTGTCGCTGCGCCGGCTCGACAAGATCCGCGAGGTCGACCCCGCCTCCAACACCATGACCTGCGAGGCCGGCGTGGTGTTGCAGGTCGCGCAGCAGAAGGCATCCGACGTCGACCGCTTGTTTCCGCTCTCGCTCGGCGCCGAGGGAAGCTGCACCATCGGCGGCAATCTCTCGACCAATGCCGGCGGCACCGCCGCGCTCGCCTATGGCGTCGCGCGCGAGATGGCGCTGGGCCTCGAAGTGGTGCTCGCCGACGGACGCGTGCTCAACGTGCTGTCGAAGCTGAAGAAGGACAATACCGGCTACAATCTGCACAACCTCTTCATCGGCGCCGAAGGCACGCTCGGCATCATCACCGCGGCGACGCTCAAGCTGTTTCCGAAGCCGCGGGCGGTCGAGACCGCTTTCGTCGGGCTGAAGTCGCCGGCGGCGGCGCTGAAGCTGCTGACGATCGCGCAGAGCGAGGCCGCGAATGCGCTGACGAGCTTTGAACTGCTGTCGGAGATGGCGGTGGACTTCTCGGTGCGCCACGGCATCGACGTGCGCGATCCGCTTGCCGAGAAACATCCCTGGTACGTCCTGATGGAATTGTCCGCAGCCGGCGAGGACGCCCGCACGCCGCTGGAGACGATCCTCGCCCGCGCCATGGAGGATGAGATCGTCGACGACGCGGTGATCGCGGCCAACCTCACCCAGCGCAACCATTTCTGGAAGCTGCGCGAGGAAATGTCGGCGGCGCAGAAGCCGGAGGGCGGCTCGATCAAGCACGATATCTCGGTGCCGGTGGCCGCCGTGCCCGCCTTCATCGAGGAAGCCAATGCTGCCGTGGTGAAGCTGATCCCGGGCGCGCGGCCGGTGCCGTTCGGCCATCTTGGCGACGGCAATCTGCACTACAATGTCAGCCAGCCAATCGGCGCCGACACTGCGGATTATTTGGCGCGCTGGCACGAGATGAACGCGGTGGTGTTCGAGATCGTGCTGCGCATGGGCGGCTCGATCTCGGCCGAGCATGGCATCGGCGTGCTCAAGCGCGACGAACTGCCCGAGGTCAAGGACAAGACCGCGATCGAGCTGATGCGACAGATCAAGGCGATGCTCGATCCGCTGGGAATCATGAATCCGGGGAAGGTGCTGTGA
- a CDS encoding GNAT family acetyltransferase: MNDADVEPVVALWQRCGLTRPWNDPQADIALARRRDNSAVLVGRDNGAIVATVMVGHDGHRGWIYYVAVDPDCRKRGFGRVIMAAAEDWLRAAGILKLQLLVRRGNEQANAFYQSLGFEESTSVMFQKWLDGRATTPSN, encoded by the coding sequence ATGAACGATGCCGACGTCGAGCCGGTCGTGGCGCTGTGGCAGCGCTGCGGCCTGACGCGGCCGTGGAACGATCCGCAGGCCGACATCGCGCTGGCGCGGCGGCGCGACAATTCCGCGGTGCTGGTCGGCCGCGACAACGGCGCGATCGTCGCGACCGTCATGGTCGGTCATGACGGTCATCGCGGCTGGATCTATTACGTGGCGGTTGATCCCGATTGCCGCAAGCGCGGTTTTGGCCGTGTCATCATGGCAGCGGCGGAAGACTGGCTGCGGGCGGCGGGGATTCTGAAGCTGCAGCTCCTGGTCCGGCGCGGCAATGAGCAGGCCAATGCGTTCTACCAATCGCTCGGCTTCGAGGAATCGACGTCGGTGATGTTCCAGAAGTGGCTCGACGGCCGCGCGACCACGCCAAGCAACTGA
- a CDS encoding NUDIX domain-containing protein, with protein MTISDRVRIKDVRVLSDNWTPLKTTTFDYRRANGEWQTQHRETYERDNAAAVLPYNLGQRTVILVRQFRLPAFIRGYDDLLIEAAAGVLDNASPEERIRAEAEEETGYRLHHVHKVFEAFMSPGAITEKLHFFIAEYEPEMRVSDGGGLAHEGEDIEVLELGIDEALAMIADGRIIDAKAIMLLQYAALHVFR; from the coding sequence ATGACCATTTCCGACCGCGTCCGCATCAAGGACGTCCGCGTGCTCTCGGACAACTGGACGCCTCTGAAGACCACGACGTTCGACTACCGGCGCGCCAATGGCGAATGGCAGACGCAGCACCGCGAGACCTATGAGCGCGACAACGCCGCCGCCGTGCTGCCCTACAATCTCGGCCAGCGCACGGTGATCCTGGTGCGCCAGTTCCGCCTGCCGGCGTTCATCCGCGGCTATGACGATCTGCTGATCGAGGCGGCCGCCGGAGTACTGGACAATGCTTCGCCGGAAGAGCGCATCCGCGCCGAGGCCGAGGAAGAAACCGGCTATCGCCTGCACCACGTCCACAAGGTGTTCGAGGCCTTCATGAGCCCCGGCGCGATCACCGAGAAGCTGCATTTCTTTATCGCCGAGTACGAGCCGGAGATGCGCGTCAGCGACGGCGGCGGGCTCGCGCACGAGGGCGAAGACATCGAGGTGCTGGAGCTCGGCATCGACGAGGCGCTGGCGATGATCGCCGACGGCCGCATCATCGACGCCAAGGCGATCATGCTGCTGCAATACGCGGCGCTGCATGTGTTCCGGTGA
- a CDS encoding glycine reductase, which yields MSAPRDDEFGFAPDYDSPVPYMQRTRDYYAAIGYTTPYRWAHYTEAPFQRLKKPLAQSRVTIITTAAPYDPTKGDQGPGAAYNGGAKFYQVYDGDTSKQHDLRISHIGYDRKHTSATDSGTWFPLPQLLKASAAGRIGEVAPRFFGAPTNRSHRVTLDTDAPEILARCLADKVDVAVLVPNCPVCHQTTALVARHLERNGIATVIMGCAKDIIEHAAVPRFLFSDFPLGNSAGKPHDTASQQQTLELALKLLQTASGPQTTMQSPLRWSEDASWKLDYNNVAQLSAEELARRRAEFDKQKEIARGNRAA from the coding sequence ATGTCCGCTCCGCGCGACGATGAATTCGGCTTTGCGCCCGACTATGATTCCCCCGTTCCCTATATGCAGCGCACGCGCGACTATTATGCCGCGATCGGCTACACCACGCCGTATCGCTGGGCGCATTACACCGAGGCGCCATTCCAACGGCTGAAGAAGCCGCTGGCGCAATCGCGCGTCACCATCATCACGACCGCCGCGCCTTATGATCCCACCAAGGGCGATCAGGGGCCCGGAGCGGCGTATAATGGCGGCGCGAAATTCTACCAGGTCTATGACGGCGACACCTCCAAGCAGCACGATTTGCGGATCTCGCATATCGGCTACGACCGCAAGCACACCTCGGCCACAGACAGCGGCACCTGGTTTCCGCTGCCGCAGCTGTTGAAGGCGTCGGCCGCGGGCCGCATCGGCGAAGTCGCCCCGCGCTTCTTCGGCGCGCCGACCAACCGCAGCCATCGCGTCACACTCGACACCGACGCGCCGGAGATCCTGGCGCGCTGTCTCGCGGACAAGGTCGATGTCGCCGTGCTGGTGCCGAACTGCCCGGTCTGCCACCAGACCACGGCACTGGTGGCGCGGCACCTGGAACGCAACGGCATTGCGACCGTAATCATGGGCTGCGCCAAGGACATCATCGAGCACGCTGCCGTGCCGCGCTTTTTGTTCTCCGACTTCCCGCTCGGCAATTCCGCCGGCAAGCCGCACGACACAGCCTCGCAGCAACAGACGCTGGAGCTGGCGCTCAAGCTGCTGCAGACTGCGAGCGGCCCGCAGACCACGATGCAATCGCCGCTGCGCTGGAGCGAGGACGCCTCGTGGAAGCTCGACTACAACAATGTCGCGCAGCTCTCAGCCGAAGAGCTGGCGCGCCGCCGCGCCGAATTCGACAAGCAGAAGGAGATCGCGCGCGGCAACCGCGCCGCCTGA
- a CDS encoding CaiB/BaiF CoA transferase family protein produces the protein MTRPFEGVKILDFTQVLAGPYASYQLALLGADVIKVERREGEDMRRTPLSREWAERGLAPAFQAINGNKRSLTLDLQKPDAIAIVKKLAATVDVVMENFRPGVMDKLGIGYEALSAVNPKLIYCAVSGFGQTGPDRLRPGYDGKMQALSGIMAITGHPETGPTRAGFAVCDVLSGATAAFGVSSALYQRDRTGKGQLIDVSMLEATLAFLSGQIADWSVAGHRQTLSGNQAVSRKTTANLFKAGDGYILLAVNNEKQYRALMSALGREDTLSDPRFADWFARNENEPALRAIIEEALAAKPAREWETILEDAGAPCASIWKVEEVIDHPQIKARGAIQELDTPYGRLRFAGSGFKLAHGGGKLDRMAPELGADTDAVLGELGFDAAEIAALREREIV, from the coding sequence GTGACGCGACCGTTCGAGGGCGTGAAGATCCTGGACTTCACCCAAGTGCTGGCCGGCCCCTATGCGAGCTATCAGCTCGCGCTGTTAGGGGCCGACGTCATCAAGGTCGAGCGGCGCGAGGGCGAGGACATGCGGCGCACGCCGCTTAGCCGCGAATGGGCTGAACGCGGCCTCGCGCCCGCGTTCCAGGCCATCAACGGCAACAAGCGCAGCCTGACGCTGGACTTGCAAAAGCCCGATGCGATCGCGATCGTGAAGAAGCTCGCCGCGACTGTCGACGTCGTCATGGAAAACTTCCGCCCGGGCGTGATGGACAAGCTCGGCATCGGCTACGAGGCGCTCTCAGCAGTCAATCCCAAGCTGATCTATTGCGCCGTATCAGGTTTTGGCCAAACCGGCCCGGACCGTCTGCGGCCCGGCTATGACGGCAAGATGCAAGCGCTCTCGGGCATCATGGCGATCACGGGCCATCCCGAGACGGGGCCGACGCGCGCGGGCTTTGCGGTATGCGACGTGCTGTCGGGCGCGACCGCCGCATTCGGTGTGTCGAGCGCGCTGTATCAGCGCGACCGCACCGGCAAGGGCCAGCTCATCGACGTCTCCATGCTGGAAGCGACGCTGGCGTTTCTGTCGGGACAGATCGCGGACTGGTCGGTGGCCGGCCATCGCCAGACACTCTCGGGCAACCAGGCCGTCAGCCGCAAGACCACCGCCAATCTGTTCAAGGCGGGCGACGGTTACATCCTGCTCGCCGTCAACAACGAGAAGCAGTACCGCGCGCTGATGAGCGCGCTCGGCCGCGAGGATACGCTGAGCGATCCGCGCTTCGCCGACTGGTTCGCGCGCAACGAGAACGAGCCGGCGCTGCGCGCCATCATCGAGGAGGCGCTCGCGGCAAAGCCGGCACGCGAATGGGAGACAATCCTGGAAGACGCCGGCGCGCCCTGCGCCAGCATCTGGAAAGTCGAGGAGGTCATCGACCATCCGCAGATCAAGGCCCGCGGCGCGATCCAAGAGCTGGACACGCCCTACGGCCGCCTGCGCTTTGCCGGCAGCGGCTTCAAGCTCGCCCATGGCGGCGGCAAGCTCGACCGGATGGCGCCGGAGCTGGGGGCGGATACGGATGCCGTGCTGGGCGAGCTGGGCTTCGATGCAGCGGAGATCGCGGCGTTGAGGGAAAGGGAGATTGTGTGA
- a CDS encoding SOS response-associated peptidase has protein sequence MCGRFVITSAPEALRQLFGYVEQPNFPPRYNVVPTQPIPVVLVENGARHFRLMRWGLLPSWVRDPRGFTLLINARSETVLEKPAFKNAIRRRRGLIPADGYYEWRVTDGRKQPFFIHRADGAPLGFAAVFETWLGPNGEELDTVAIVTAAAGEDLATLHDRVPVTISPRDFERWLDNRGDEVDGVLPLMTAPRIGEFAWHPVSTRVNRVANDDEQLLLPISAEEMEAEAEAEAMKPRKAARRVAAAPADDGQGSLF, from the coding sequence ATGTGTGGACGCTTCGTCATAACTTCGGCCCCCGAGGCCTTGCGGCAACTGTTCGGCTATGTCGAGCAGCCGAATTTCCCGCCCCGGTACAATGTGGTTCCGACGCAACCGATTCCGGTCGTATTGGTCGAAAACGGCGCACGCCATTTCCGCCTGATGCGCTGGGGCCTGCTGCCGAGCTGGGTTAGGGACCCCCGCGGATTTACGCTCCTGATCAACGCCCGCTCGGAGACGGTGCTGGAGAAGCCCGCGTTCAAAAACGCGATCCGCCGCCGGCGCGGCCTGATCCCCGCCGACGGCTATTACGAATGGAGGGTGACCGACGGCCGCAAGCAGCCCTTCTTCATCCATCGCGCCGATGGCGCACCGCTCGGCTTCGCCGCAGTGTTCGAGACCTGGCTTGGGCCGAACGGCGAGGAACTCGATACGGTCGCGATCGTCACGGCCGCGGCGGGCGAGGATCTGGCCACGCTGCATGATCGCGTGCCGGTCACCATCAGCCCGCGTGATTTCGAGCGCTGGCTCGATAATCGCGGCGATGAGGTCGATGGCGTGCTGCCGCTGATGACGGCGCCACGCATCGGCGAATTCGCCTGGCATCCCGTCTCTACGCGCGTCAACCGCGTCGCCAATGACGACGAGCAGTTGCTCTTGCCGATCAGTGCGGAGGAGATGGAGGCGGAGGCAGAGGCAGAGGCCATGAAGCCCAGGAAGGCAGCGCGGAGGGTTGCGGCCGCGCCGGCCGACGACGGGCAGGGGTCGTTGTTTTAG